One part of the Arabidopsis thaliana chromosome 4, partial sequence genome encodes these proteins:
- a CDS encoding P-loop containing nucleoside triphosphate hydrolases superfamily protein (P-loop containing nucleoside triphosphate hydrolases superfamily protein; FUNCTIONS IN: ATP binding; INVOLVED IN: biological_process unknown; LOCATED IN: cellular_component unknown; CONTAINS InterPro DOMAIN/s: ATPase, AAA-type, core (InterPro:IPR003959), ATPase, AAA-type, conserved site (InterPro:IPR003960); BEST Arabidopsis thaliana protein match is: P-loop containing nucleoside triphosphate hydrolases superfamily protein (TAIR:AT4G05380.1); Has 1268 Blast hits to 1261 proteins in 221 species: Archae - 0; Bacteria - 63; Metazoa - 158; Fungi - 372; Plants - 536; Viruses - 9; Other Eukaryotes - 130 (source: NCBI BLink).), whose product MDFRKENKDEGGNGEKQNKKKKNDPQVSLSGLLYFVDGLWSNSVEERIIIFTTNHKEKLDPAFLRPGKMDVHILMDYCTPVVFKKLDALYLDIRRT is encoded by the exons ATGGACTTTAGAAAGGAAAATAAAGATGAAGGAGGAAATGGcgagaaacagaacaagaagaagaagaatgatccTCAG gTAAGTTTGTCCGGTCTACTATACTTTGTAGACGGGTTATGGTCAAACTCTGTGGAGGAACGGATCATAATATTCACAACCAACCATAAGGAGAAACTCGATCCGGCATTTCTGAGACCAGGAAAGATGGATGTTCACATACTCATGGATTATTGTACGCCTGTTGTCTTCAAGAAACTCGATGCTTTGTACCTAGATATTCGAAGAACATGA